Proteins found in one Luteimonas chenhongjianii genomic segment:
- the ispE gene encoding 4-(cytidine 5'-diphospho)-2-C-methyl-D-erythritol kinase, whose protein sequence is MDAKADGWSSWPAPAKLNLFLLVTGRRDDGYHALQTVFRLLDWGDTIHLRLRDDGAIRRVGASVPGLPEYEDLVVRAANLLQREGKSAQGVDISVDKRIPSGAGLGGGSSDAATVLRALDRLWQLDLGVERLAVLGLALGADVPVFVRGHNAWAEGVGESLRPIALPPAWYLLADPGVHVNTGALFQSAELTRNAAPATMVDFVSGVSLGNAFEPVLRRREPAVEAVFQVLAEIGTPRLTGTGSGCFVEFATRELAEAAQVRVASRVSTRVVGGAARSPLLDALEAEG, encoded by the coding sequence GTGGATGCGAAAGCGGACGGCTGGTCGAGCTGGCCGGCGCCGGCGAAGCTCAATCTCTTTCTTCTCGTCACGGGGCGCCGCGACGATGGCTACCACGCACTGCAGACCGTGTTCCGGCTGCTCGATTGGGGCGACACCATCCACCTGCGACTGCGCGACGATGGCGCCATTCGCCGAGTGGGGGCATCCGTCCCCGGCCTGCCAGAGTATGAGGATCTGGTGGTGCGCGCCGCCAATCTCCTGCAACGAGAGGGCAAAAGCGCGCAAGGTGTCGACATCAGCGTCGATAAGCGTATCCCGTCGGGCGCTGGCCTGGGCGGGGGGTCCTCCGATGCGGCGACGGTGCTGCGCGCCCTCGACCGGCTCTGGCAACTCGATCTGGGCGTGGAGCGGCTTGCCGTCCTCGGCCTGGCCCTTGGCGCCGATGTGCCGGTATTCGTGCGCGGCCACAACGCCTGGGCCGAAGGCGTCGGCGAGTCCTTGCGGCCGATCGCGTTGCCGCCCGCCTGGTACCTGCTCGCGGATCCCGGCGTCCACGTGAATACCGGTGCGCTGTTCCAATCCGCTGAATTGACGCGAAATGCTGCGCCCGCGACAATGGTCGACTTCGTTTCAGGTGTATCGCTCGGCAACGCGTTCGAGCCGGTCCTGCGGCGCCGGGAACCCGCCGTCGAGGCGGTGTTCCAGGTGCTCGCCGAGATCGGTACGCCACGCCTGACCGGCACGGGCAGCGGTTGCTTCGTCGAATTCGCGACCCGCGAACTCGCCGAAGCCGCGCAGGTGCGGGTCGCGTCGCGGGTCTCCACCCGCGTGGTCGGCGGCGCGGCGCGGTCGCCTTTGCTCGATGCGCTTGAGGCGGAAGGCTGA
- a CDS encoding ribose-phosphate diphosphokinase, translating to MKEERNLLIFAGNANRPLAKAVCRELGVRPGKALVSTFSDGEVQVEIEENVRRQDVFVLQPTCAPSAENLMELLVLIDALKRASVTNVTAVIPYFGYSRQDRRLRSSRVPITAKVAAKMVTVAGADRVLTIDLHADQIQGFFDIPVDNVYASPLLLADIWRAHGTDNMVVVSPDVGGVVRARAIAKRLDDADLAIIDKRRPRANVSTVMNIIGDVQGKTCVLVDDIVDTAGTLCAAAAALKKNGAEKVVAYCTHAVLSGAAIDNIEKSQLDEMVVTDTIPLSEAARNCARIRQLSVAELLAETIRRIAFGESVSSLYVD from the coding sequence ATGAAAGAAGAACGCAACCTCCTGATCTTCGCCGGCAACGCCAATCGCCCGCTGGCCAAGGCCGTGTGCCGCGAGCTGGGCGTGCGTCCGGGCAAGGCCCTGGTCTCCACGTTCTCCGACGGCGAGGTACAGGTCGAGATCGAGGAGAACGTCCGCCGCCAGGACGTGTTCGTGCTGCAGCCCACCTGCGCGCCCTCTGCCGAAAACCTGATGGAGCTGCTGGTGCTCATCGATGCGCTCAAGCGCGCGTCGGTGACCAATGTCACCGCGGTGATCCCGTACTTCGGCTACTCGCGCCAGGACCGTCGTCTGCGCTCGTCGCGGGTGCCGATCACGGCCAAGGTCGCGGCGAAGATGGTGACCGTCGCCGGCGCCGACCGCGTGCTGACGATCGACCTGCACGCCGACCAGATCCAGGGCTTCTTCGACATTCCTGTCGACAACGTCTACGCCTCGCCGCTGCTGCTGGCCGACATCTGGCGCGCGCACGGCACCGACAACATGGTGGTGGTCTCGCCCGACGTCGGCGGCGTGGTGCGCGCCCGCGCGATCGCCAAGCGGCTCGACGATGCGGACCTGGCGATCATCGACAAGCGCCGTCCGCGCGCCAACGTCTCCACGGTGATGAACATCATCGGCGACGTGCAGGGCAAGACCTGCGTGCTGGTCGACGACATCGTCGATACTGCCGGCACCCTGTGCGCCGCAGCGGCGGCACTGAAGAAGAACGGGGCAGAGAAGGTCGTGGCCTACTGCACCCATGCCGTGCTCTCGGGCGCGGCGATCGACAACATCGAAAAATCGCAGCTCGACGAAATGGTCGTCACCGACACCATTCCGCTGTCGGAGGCCGCCCGCAACTGCGCGCGTATCCGCCAGCTCAGCGTCGCCGAACTGCTGGCCGAGACGATCCGCCGGATCGCATTCGGAGAATCGGTCAGTTCGCTCTACGTGGACTGA
- the lolB gene encoding lipoprotein insertase outer membrane protein LolB has translation MRPRIAWFALLAITLSACTSVPVRAPLQTVELDADSQAQAQARLAAREAAVRAMPAFGFTGRVAMSNGRDGGSGRIEWVQTGADYHVTLSAPVTRQSWELRGGPGGARIEGLEGGPRAGADVGALLWQATGFEIPVAALAAWAAGTRAPEAIAGPAELGFDAGGQLARLQQDGWTIDYLEWQPEPGNAAVALPTRINAQRGDARVRLIVDAWSADAAMPAP, from the coding sequence ATGAGGCCGCGGATCGCCTGGTTCGCGTTGCTCGCGATTACGCTGTCCGCGTGCACCAGTGTGCCGGTGCGCGCGCCGCTGCAGACGGTCGAACTCGACGCGGATTCGCAGGCGCAGGCGCAGGCGCGCCTGGCCGCGCGCGAGGCCGCGGTCCGCGCGATGCCCGCGTTCGGCTTCACCGGGCGCGTGGCGATGTCCAATGGTCGCGATGGCGGCAGCGGGCGCATCGAATGGGTGCAAACCGGCGCCGACTACCACGTCACCCTCAGTGCACCGGTCACCCGGCAGAGCTGGGAGCTGCGGGGCGGGCCGGGCGGTGCACGCATCGAGGGGCTCGAAGGCGGCCCCCGCGCGGGGGCCGACGTCGGCGCCCTGCTGTGGCAGGCGACAGGGTTCGAGATTCCTGTGGCGGCGCTCGCTGCCTGGGCCGCCGGCACGCGCGCGCCCGAAGCGATCGCCGGCCCGGCGGAGCTGGGGTTCGACGCGGGTGGTCAGCTGGCGCGGCTGCAGCAGGACGGCTGGACCATCGATTACCTCGAGTGGCAGCCCGAACCTGGCAACGCCGCGGTCGCGCTGCCGACCCGCATCAACGCCCAGCGCGGCGACGCGCGGGTGCGTCTGATCGTCGATGCCTGGAGCGCCGACGCGGCGATGCCGGCGCCGTGA
- the pth gene encoding aminoacyl-tRNA hydrolase: MAGLRLIVGLGNPGPEYARTRHNAGFRFVDELAAKAGASFRLDSKLFGETAKIDIAGRSVWLLKPATFMNLSGKSVTAALRFWKFEPEQALLAHDELDLPPGTARLKFDGGHGGQNGLRDTMKLLGHGGFHRLRIGIGHPGHKDKVTPWVLGRPSAEDDILIDRAIDDAIDVLPLAMDGNFMDAMTRLHTAKP; this comes from the coding sequence ATGGCAGGACTGCGACTCATCGTCGGGCTGGGCAATCCCGGTCCCGAATACGCAAGGACCCGGCACAACGCCGGGTTCCGTTTTGTCGACGAACTCGCCGCGAAGGCGGGCGCGTCATTCCGGCTCGACAGCAAGCTCTTCGGCGAGACCGCGAAGATCGACATCGCCGGTCGGTCGGTCTGGCTGCTCAAGCCCGCGACCTTCATGAACCTCAGCGGCAAGTCGGTCACCGCCGCGCTGCGGTTCTGGAAGTTCGAACCCGAGCAGGCGCTGCTGGCCCACGACGAGCTGGACCTGCCGCCCGGGACCGCGCGTCTCAAGTTCGACGGCGGGCACGGCGGACAGAACGGGCTGCGCGACACGATGAAACTGCTGGGCCATGGCGGCTTCCACCGCCTGCGCATCGGCATCGGCCATCCGGGCCACAAGGACAAGGTCACGCCCTGGGTGCTCGGGCGCCCCAGTGCCGAGGACGACATCCTCATCGATCGCGCGATCGACGATGCCATCGACGTGCTGCCGCTGGCGATGGACGGCAATTTCATGGATGCGATGACCCGCCTGCACACCGCGAAACCCTGA
- the tuf gene encoding elongation factor Tu produces MAKGKFERTKPHVNVGTIGHVDHGKTTLTAALTKIGAERFGGEFKAYDAIDAAPEEKARGITISTAHVEYESEKRHYAHVDCPGHADYVKNMITGAAQMDGAILVCSAADGPMPQTREHILLSRQVGVPYIVVFLNKADMVDDAELLELVEMEVRELLSKYDFPGDDTPIIHGSARLALEGDQSEIGVPAILKLVEALDTWIPEPERDVDKAFLMPVEDVFSISGRGTVVTGRIERGVIKVGEEIEIVGIRPVQKTTVTGVEMFRKLLDQGQAGDNAGLLLRGTKRDDVERGQVLAKPGSIKPHTDFEAEVYVLSKDEGGRHTPFFKGYRPQFYFRTTDITGAVELPEGTEMVMPGDNVKMVVTLINPVAMDEGLRFAIREGGRTVGAGVVAKILK; encoded by the coding sequence ATGGCAAAGGGTAAGTTCGAGCGCACCAAGCCCCACGTGAACGTGGGCACGATCGGTCACGTCGACCACGGCAAGACGACGCTGACGGCGGCGCTGACGAAGATCGGCGCCGAGCGTTTCGGCGGCGAGTTCAAGGCCTATGACGCGATCGACGCAGCGCCGGAAGAAAAGGCGCGCGGCATCACGATCTCGACCGCGCACGTCGAATACGAATCCGAGAAGCGCCACTACGCGCACGTCGACTGCCCGGGCCACGCCGACTACGTCAAGAACATGATCACCGGTGCTGCGCAGATGGACGGCGCGATCCTGGTCTGTTCGGCGGCTGACGGCCCGATGCCGCAGACCCGCGAACACATCCTGCTGTCGCGCCAGGTCGGCGTGCCGTACATCGTCGTGTTCCTGAACAAGGCCGACATGGTCGACGACGCCGAGCTGCTCGAGCTGGTCGAGATGGAAGTGCGCGAGCTGCTGAGCAAGTACGACTTCCCGGGCGACGACACCCCGATCATCCACGGTTCGGCCCGCCTGGCGCTGGAAGGCGACCAGAGCGAGATCGGCGTGCCGGCGATCCTGAAGCTGGTCGAGGCGCTGGACACCTGGATCCCGGAGCCGGAGCGCGACGTCGACAAGGCGTTCCTGATGCCGGTCGAAGACGTGTTCTCGATCTCGGGCCGCGGCACCGTCGTGACCGGTCGTATCGAGCGCGGCGTGATCAAGGTGGGCGAGGAAATCGAGATCGTCGGCATCCGTCCGGTGCAGAAGACCACGGTTACCGGCGTCGAAATGTTCCGCAAGCTGCTCGACCAGGGTCAGGCAGGCGACAACGCCGGTCTGCTGCTGCGCGGCACCAAGCGTGACGACGTCGAGCGTGGCCAGGTGCTGGCCAAGCCGGGTTCGATCAAGCCGCACACCGATTTCGAAGCCGAAGTCTATGTGCTGTCGAAGGACGAAGGCGGCCGTCACACCCCGTTCTTCAAGGGCTACCGTCCGCAGTTCTACTTCCGCACCACCGACATCACCGGTGCGGTCGAGCTGCCGGAAGGCACCGAGATGGTGATGCCGGGCGACAACGTGAAGATGGTGGTCACGCTGATCAACCCGGTCGCCATGGACGAAGGCCTGCGCTTCGCGATCCGCGAAGGCGGTCGTACCGTCGGCGCGGGCGTGGTCGCCAAGATCCTCAAGTGA
- the rplA gene encoding 50S ribosomal protein L1, producing the protein MAKLTKRQKTQQAAVQPGKSYGIDDALKIVKDNSSAKFAEAVDVAVRLGVDARKSDQQVRGSTVLPQGTGKSVRVAVFAPAGAKADEALAAGADIVGMDDLAEKMQAGDINYDVVIATPDAMRVVGKLGTVLGPRGLMPNPKVGTVSPNPGEAVKNAKGGQVRYRTDKAGIIHCTIGKADFDAEKLKENLQALLADLVKAKPATAKGQYLQKISLSSTMGPGVTVDQSSLTIAR; encoded by the coding sequence ATGGCAAAGCTGACCAAGCGACAGAAGACCCAGCAGGCCGCCGTGCAGCCGGGCAAGAGCTACGGCATCGATGATGCCCTGAAGATCGTCAAGGACAACAGCAGCGCGAAGTTCGCCGAAGCCGTGGACGTCGCTGTCCGCCTCGGCGTCGATGCGCGCAAGTCCGACCAGCAGGTGCGCGGTTCGACCGTGCTGCCGCAGGGCACGGGCAAGAGCGTCCGCGTCGCGGTGTTCGCGCCGGCCGGTGCCAAGGCTGACGAGGCCCTGGCCGCTGGCGCCGACATCGTCGGCATGGACGATCTGGCCGAGAAGATGCAGGCCGGTGACATCAACTACGACGTCGTCATCGCGACGCCGGACGCGATGCGCGTCGTCGGCAAGCTCGGCACGGTGCTGGGCCCGCGTGGCCTGATGCCCAACCCGAAGGTCGGCACGGTCTCCCCGAACCCGGGCGAGGCGGTGAAGAACGCGAAGGGCGGCCAGGTCCGCTATCGCACCGACAAGGCCGGCATCATCCACTGCACGATCGGCAAGGCCGACTTCGATGCGGAGAAGCTGAAGGAAAACCTGCAGGCGCTGCTCGCCGACCTGGTGAAGGCCAAGCCGGCCACCGCCAAGGGCCAGTATCTGCAGAAGATCTCGCTGAGCTCGACCATGGGTCCCGGCGTGACCGTCGACCAGTCGTCGCTGACCATCGCGCGCTGA
- the secE gene encoding preprotein translocase subunit SecE, which yields MNTRVEQSKGASSTDLAKYAAAVLLVVVGVFAFYWFQATLATPVRSIIVALCVVGATAVFLTTGKGHKTRDFFSETRFEMRKVVWPTRQEAMRLTWIVIIAVAIISLLLAGFDQIIQWLIRLVLRQ from the coding sequence TTGAACACCAGAGTGGAACAATCGAAGGGCGCATCCTCGACGGATCTCGCCAAGTACGCCGCAGCTGTCCTGCTGGTCGTCGTGGGCGTCTTTGCCTTCTACTGGTTCCAGGCGACGCTGGCCACGCCAGTGCGCAGCATCATCGTGGCCCTGTGCGTCGTCGGCGCCACCGCGGTCTTCCTGACCACGGGCAAGGGACACAAGACCCGGGATTTCTTCTCGGAAACCCGATTCGAGATGCGCAAGGTCGTCTGGCCGACACGCCAGGAAGCCATGCGGCTGACCTGGATCGTGATCATCGCCGTGGCGATCATCAGCCTGCTGCTGGCTGGTTTCGACCAGATCATCCAGTGGCTGATCCGCCTCGTGCTGAGGCAGTGA
- the ychF gene encoding redox-regulated ATPase YchF, giving the protein MGIKCGIVGLPNVGKSTLFNALTKAGIAAANFPFCTIEPNVGIVPVPDLRLAALAAIVKPQKVLPTAVEFVDIAGLVAGAASGEGLGNKFLSHIREVDAITHVVRCFENPDVIHVNNKVDPIADIETIDTELALADLDSVERALQRAERSAKTGDKDAKVRAEVLGRVQKGLADGQPVRALKLSDDDQAVIRDLFLLTAKPVLYIANVLEDGFEDNPHLDAVRARAAGEGAEVVPVSAAIEEELSQLDDADRDAFLTDLGLNEPGLNRVIRAAYGLLALQTYFTAGVKEVRAWTVKIGATAPQAAAVIHTDFEKGFIRAEVVGYDDFIRYNGESGAKEAGKWRLEGKEYIVKDGDVMHFRFNV; this is encoded by the coding sequence ATGGGCATCAAATGCGGCATCGTCGGCCTGCCGAACGTCGGCAAGTCGACCCTTTTCAACGCGTTGACCAAGGCGGGCATTGCCGCGGCCAACTTCCCGTTCTGCACCATCGAGCCGAACGTCGGCATCGTGCCGGTGCCGGACCTGCGCCTGGCTGCGCTGGCCGCCATCGTCAAACCGCAGAAGGTGCTGCCGACTGCGGTCGAGTTCGTCGACATCGCCGGCCTCGTCGCCGGTGCGGCCAGCGGCGAGGGGCTGGGCAACAAGTTCCTGTCGCACATCCGCGAGGTCGATGCGATCACCCACGTGGTGCGCTGCTTCGAGAACCCCGACGTCATCCACGTCAACAACAAGGTCGACCCGATCGCCGACATCGAGACCATCGATACCGAGCTCGCGCTCGCCGATCTCGACTCGGTGGAGCGCGCGCTGCAGCGGGCCGAGCGTTCGGCCAAGACCGGCGACAAGGACGCCAAGGTGCGCGCCGAGGTGCTGGGTCGCGTGCAGAAGGGTCTGGCGGATGGCCAGCCGGTGCGCGCGCTCAAGCTGTCGGATGACGATCAGGCCGTGATCCGTGACCTGTTCCTGCTGACCGCCAAGCCGGTGCTGTACATCGCCAACGTGCTCGAGGACGGCTTCGAGGACAATCCGCATCTCGATGCCGTGCGCGCCCGCGCGGCGGGCGAGGGCGCCGAGGTCGTGCCGGTATCGGCGGCGATCGAGGAAGAGCTCTCGCAGCTCGACGATGCCGACCGCGACGCGTTTCTGACCGACCTGGGGCTGAACGAGCCCGGCCTGAACCGCGTGATCCGCGCGGCCTACGGCCTGCTGGCGTTGCAGACCTACTTCACCGCCGGCGTCAAGGAAGTGCGCGCATGGACGGTGAAGATCGGTGCGACCGCGCCCCAGGCGGCCGCGGTCATCCACACCGATTTCGAGAAGGGCTTCATCCGCGCAGAAGTTGTCGGATATGACGACTTCATCCGCTACAACGGCGAGAGCGGGGCCAAGGAAGCCGGCAAGTGGCGGCTCGAAGGCAAGGAGTACATCGTCAAGGACGGTGATGTGATGCACTTCCGCTTCAACGTCTGA
- a CDS encoding 50S ribosomal protein L25/general stress protein Ctc has translation MAITHEIKVQRREDEGKGASRRLRHAGEVPAVVYGGDLKPVSIKLSHNDVWLASQHEWFYASILELSLNGEIQKVLLRDMQRHPFKQQIMHLDFQRVNENEAIRTAVPLHFINEDASPAGKAADVVITHELNEVTVTCLPGNLPEFIEVDLGSLALGDIVHLSQIKLPEGVEIPELALGADHDVAVVVAKHGRVEAEPAGDEDSAAAPAPKADE, from the coding sequence ATGGCCATCACCCATGAAATCAAGGTGCAGCGCCGGGAAGACGAGGGGAAGGGTGCGAGCCGCCGCCTCCGTCATGCCGGTGAAGTACCTGCCGTCGTCTACGGCGGCGACCTCAAGCCCGTCAGCATCAAGCTGAGCCACAACGACGTCTGGCTCGCGAGCCAGCACGAATGGTTCTACGCCTCGATCCTCGAGCTGAGCCTCAACGGCGAAATCCAGAAGGTCCTGCTGCGTGACATGCAGCGCCACCCGTTCAAGCAGCAGATCATGCACCTGGATTTCCAGCGCGTGAACGAGAACGAGGCCATCCGCACCGCCGTGCCGCTGCACTTCATCAACGAAGATGCCTCGCCGGCCGGCAAGGCTGCCGACGTCGTGATCACGCACGAGCTCAACGAAGTCACCGTGACCTGCCTGCCGGGCAACCTGCCGGAATTCATCGAGGTCGACCTGGGGTCGCTGGCCCTCGGCGACATCGTCCACCTCTCGCAGATCAAGCTGCCCGAGGGCGTCGAGATCCCCGAGCTGGCGCTGGGCGCGGATCACGACGTCGCTGTCGTCGTCGCCAAGCACGGTCGCGTCGAGGCCGAGCCGGCCGGGGACGAGGATTCCGCCGCCGCTCCGGCCCCCAAGGCCGACGAGTAA
- the rplK gene encoding 50S ribosomal protein L11, giving the protein MAKKVVGYIKLQVKAGQANPSPPVGPALGQRGLNIMEFCKAFNAATSKLEPGLPTPVIITAYSDRTFTFITKSTPAAVLLKKAAGVTSGSKRPNTEKVGKVTRAQIEEIAKAKEADLTAAELEAAVRTITGSARSMGLTVEG; this is encoded by the coding sequence ATGGCGAAGAAAGTCGTCGGTTACATCAAGCTGCAGGTCAAGGCCGGTCAGGCCAACCCCTCGCCGCCGGTCGGTCCCGCGCTGGGTCAGCGTGGCCTGAACATCATGGAGTTCTGCAAGGCGTTCAACGCGGCGACCTCCAAGCTCGAGCCGGGTCTGCCGACCCCGGTCATCATCACGGCCTACTCGGACCGTACGTTCACCTTCATCACCAAGAGCACGCCGGCTGCGGTGCTGCTGAAGAAGGCCGCGGGCGTGACCTCGGGCTCCAAGCGTCCCAACACCGAGAAGGTGGGCAAGGTGACGCGGGCACAGATCGAAGAAATCGCCAAGGCGAAGGAAGCCGACCTGACGGCAGCCGAGCTGGAAGCGGCAGTGCGCACCATCACGGGCTCGGCCCGTTCGATGGGCCTGACGGTGGAGGGCTGA
- the nusG gene encoding transcription termination/antitermination protein NusG: METEGVKRWYVVHAYSGFEKSVAQALRDRIVRMDMQDKFGDVLVPTEEVVEMRAGQKRRSERKFFPGYVLVQILTTDDGGIPRMDNESWHLVKETPKVMGFIGGTADRPLPIRDEEAAVILDRVQEGVEKPRPKVLFEAGQMVRVIDGPFNDFNGVVEEVNYEKSRLRVAVLIFGRSTPVELEFGQVEKA; the protein is encoded by the coding sequence ATGGAAACCGAAGGCGTCAAGCGCTGGTACGTCGTGCATGCCTATTCCGGCTTCGAGAAGTCGGTGGCCCAGGCGCTGCGTGACCGCATCGTGCGCATGGACATGCAGGACAAGTTCGGCGACGTCCTGGTGCCGACCGAAGAAGTGGTCGAGATGCGCGCCGGCCAGAAGCGCCGCTCCGAGCGCAAGTTCTTCCCCGGTTATGTCCTGGTGCAGATCCTGACCACGGACGACGGCGGTATCCCGCGCATGGACAACGAAAGCTGGCACCTGGTGAAGGAAACGCCGAAGGTGATGGGTTTCATCGGCGGCACCGCTGACCGGCCGCTGCCGATCCGCGACGAAGAAGCCGCGGTGATCCTGGACCGGGTGCAGGAAGGCGTCGAGAAGCCGCGCCCGAAGGTGCTGTTCGAGGCGGGTCAGATGGTCCGCGTCATCGACGGTCCCTTCAACGACTTCAACGGCGTGGTCGAGGAAGTCAATTACGAGAAGAGCCGCCTGCGCGTCGCAGTGCTGATCTTCGGCCGCTCGACCCCGGTCGAGCTGGAGTTCGGGCAGGTCGAGAAGGCCTGA
- the rplJ gene encoding 50S ribosomal protein L10: MALNLSQKQEVVAELAEVAANAHSLVAVEYLGTTVSQMTAMRKKARETGVYLRVVKNTLAARAVEGTSYECSKDSLVGPLLYAFSTEEPGAAGRLIKEFAKDNSKLVPKVVVVEGQLYPASHVDVLASLPTLDQALSMLARVLSEPAAMFARAVKAVGDKQGGGEEAPAEAEAETA, encoded by the coding sequence ATGGCTCTCAATCTGTCCCAGAAGCAGGAAGTTGTCGCCGAGCTGGCAGAAGTCGCCGCGAACGCCCACTCCTTGGTTGCTGTCGAGTATCTGGGCACCACGGTCAGTCAGATGACCGCGATGCGCAAGAAGGCTCGTGAGACCGGTGTGTACTTGCGCGTTGTCAAGAACACCCTGGCCGCACGCGCAGTGGAAGGTACCAGCTACGAGTGCTCCAAGGACTCGCTGGTCGGACCTCTGCTGTATGCATTCTCGACCGAGGAGCCCGGCGCAGCCGGTCGCCTGATCAAGGAATTCGCCAAGGACAACAGCAAGCTGGTGCCCAAGGTCGTCGTCGTGGAAGGTCAGCTGTACCCGGCCAGCCATGTCGACGTGCTGGCATCGCTGCCGACGCTCGACCAGGCGCTGTCCATGCTCGCCCGCGTGCTTTCCGAACCCGCTGCGATGTTCGCCCGTGCCGTCAAGGCCGTCGGCGACAAGCAGGGTGGTGGCGAGGAAGCGCCCGCGGAAGCAGAGGCCGAAACGGCGTAA
- a CDS encoding tetratricopeptide repeat protein, producing MPVFSLPSAAQLRVALLVPLLGLAGVAQAQRGDTDRTDPLHQDLLGATLAGEFAVQAGRLDEAANWYLDAARQSGGDVGLAERATRIALLAGDDRRSAQALELWRRGAPDSLPMRAAEATLSLRGGRDRAARRQLEALLRSDSPAGWRHAFNVLGGGARDQEQAGRLLGQIVDGGAIPDVLQAWMAFGGLAQRLDRSDLTDRILERIVARFPGEPRVALLRASQLRETGRADEARQALVALGDAALIAPDLRMAIAAEYDALGDLADAERTLAMGPQDGRTYVLRASLLARGENKAALAALYDEVKAVALTPNPAQRLLLGQMAEYLEQYEEALDWYRTVPGGPERAQARLRGARVLHELDRRDEAWARLRELQSDATADEDLRLNAYLLEAELRQQGDDAGELDVYNRGLAARPDDPALLYARALMWERRDDIPRAEADLRRVLVADPENVAALNALGYTLADRTTRYTEALELIDRARVAEPDNAAIIDSYGWVLYRLGRNEEALVELRRAFSMMKDAEVASHIGEVLWALGRRDEARKYFEEARAIDPENRSLLRALEKTGA from the coding sequence ATGCCCGTTTTCTCTCTGCCCTCGGCCGCGCAACTGCGCGTGGCGCTGCTGGTGCCCCTGCTTGGCCTGGCCGGCGTGGCCCAGGCGCAGCGCGGCGATACCGACCGCACCGATCCACTGCACCAGGACCTGCTGGGCGCCACCCTGGCCGGCGAATTCGCCGTGCAGGCCGGCCGCCTGGACGAAGCCGCCAACTGGTATCTCGACGCCGCCCGCCAATCCGGCGGCGATGTCGGCCTGGCCGAGCGGGCGACCCGCATCGCCCTGCTCGCCGGCGATGACCGCCGGTCCGCGCAGGCGCTGGAGCTGTGGCGTCGCGGGGCGCCCGATTCGTTGCCGATGCGCGCGGCGGAAGCCACGCTGTCGCTGCGCGGCGGCCGCGACCGCGCAGCGCGCCGCCAGCTCGAAGCCCTGTTGCGCAGCGATTCCCCGGCCGGCTGGCGTCATGCTTTCAATGTGCTCGGCGGCGGCGCGCGCGATCAGGAGCAGGCGGGGCGCCTGCTCGGCCAGATCGTCGATGGTGGCGCGATCCCCGACGTGCTGCAGGCCTGGATGGCGTTCGGCGGGCTCGCCCAGCGGCTTGATCGCAGCGATCTCACCGATCGCATCCTCGAACGCATCGTCGCGCGGTTTCCGGGCGAGCCCCGCGTCGCCCTGCTGCGCGCCAGCCAGTTGCGCGAGACGGGGCGCGCCGACGAGGCCCGCCAGGCGCTGGTTGCACTTGGCGATGCAGCCCTGATCGCGCCGGATCTGCGCATGGCCATCGCCGCCGAGTACGACGCCCTCGGCGATCTCGCCGATGCCGAGCGCACCCTTGCGATGGGGCCGCAGGACGGCCGCACCTACGTGCTGCGCGCCTCGCTGCTGGCGCGCGGGGAGAACAAGGCCGCGCTCGCGGCCCTCTACGACGAAGTCAAGGCGGTCGCGCTGACCCCGAACCCCGCGCAGCGCCTTCTGCTGGGCCAGATGGCCGAATACCTCGAGCAGTACGAGGAAGCGCTCGACTGGTACCGGACCGTGCCGGGCGGCCCCGAGCGCGCCCAGGCGCGGCTGCGCGGCGCCCGCGTGCTCCACGAGCTCGACCGGCGCGATGAAGCCTGGGCGCGCCTGCGTGAGCTGCAGTCCGATGCGACCGCCGACGAGGATCTGCGTCTCAATGCCTACCTGCTCGAGGCCGAGCTGCGGCAACAGGGCGATGATGCCGGCGAACTCGACGTCTACAACCGCGGCCTGGCTGCGCGGCCGGACGATCCGGCGTTGCTGTACGCCCGCGCGCTGATGTGGGAGCGTCGCGACGACATTCCCCGCGCCGAGGCCGATCTGCGCCGCGTGCTGGTGGCCGATCCGGAAAACGTCGCCGCGCTCAATGCGCTGGGCTATACGCTCGCAGACCGCACCACGCGCTACACCGAGGCGCTGGAACTGATCGACCGCGCCCGCGTGGCCGAGCCGGACAACGCGGCGATCATCGACAGCTATGGTTGGGTGCTCTATCGGCTCGGGCGCAACGAGGAGGCGCTGGTCGAACTCCGCCGCGCGTTCTCGATGATGAAGGACGCCGAGGTTGCCTCGCATATCGGCGAGGTGCTGTGGGCGCTGGGCCGGCGCGACGAAGCGCGCAAGTATTTCGAAGAGGCGCGCGCGATCGATCCGGAAAACCGTTCGCTGCTGCGTGCGCTCGAGAAGACCGGCGCATGA